A DNA window from Pedobacter africanus contains the following coding sequences:
- a CDS encoding SusC/RagA family TonB-linked outer membrane protein, with protein sequence MYRIYTRNQGMALRLYRKLLLVMRLTTVILIASLMQVSASTFGQRITMDKKKASLEAVLKEIRKQSGYDFYYDGNVLSSAPALSITLKNASLPDALRVAFEGLDIDYTIKGNIVSIKKKDTGFLDKVLGAFANIDVRGTVVDAEGNTLSGATVKIKGTNRVAVTDNNGEFNFRNVDENAVLEISYLGYRSREIKVAKNMARISLELSSGELSEVFVISTGYQTLPKDRSTGSFAHVDAGKMAQKSIGMNVVDRLEGLVPGLAVNYGQGNDKLVLRGVSSVNLSRQPLIVLDGVPVAEYRNIESLVNPADVKDITVLKDATAASIWGAQAANGVIVITTKSGEYNSTKINIAYDGFVSFKGMPDYSSLNLMSSQEYIATAKQLFQNSNYLTAYPFNTVNTFNGGNYPRIYPHERIFYDLKSGLTTEALANQRWDSLANLSNREQIDKNFYQQAMLSSHSVTLSGGGRLNKFFGSLAYSRYDNADKSTRDRYNFNLREEWKLAKWLTLDLTGNLSYEKNRVLSNLSHPTPFITELDQYVPYALFADGNGSPLSQSYLYMTPAYRSTAEQRSKISLDYVPLNELNYNRNDNSVLAARVNGGLKVNLYKGLSFTTRGQYQKTVDDGYNFYDQNAYRVRLEVVQFTPIPAAGAEPVSLLPTTGGHYATNKLNVTARTIRNQLDYNLQTGDHQITALAGQEVKSTLFDVTRTMTRGYDFQTQTYITYNQKDLENPGIPATGATGAILPIGTASRNTLRSMPITRAEDELRFVSFYGNLAYAYKNRYNFNGSLRYDQSNLFGKSKSSQNKPIWSVGLSWNMEREDFFKSELISKLMLRGTYGIAGNSPGVGKGGVADILYASNSTNYSGLGTGYVIISPANNRLVWEETRSLNLGVDFELLDQRISGTVDYYSKRTPNLLGERPLDPTTGWSSAYGNLGEIRNKGIEISINSRNISQNDFSWTTNFNISQNKNKVVSLKRPVALTVDAKTNGGFIEGYSAYSLFAYKYAGLNADGNPMVYKQDGSTGMFTNQLALADTYYQGSTQPLWYGGITNTFRYKDFTLSGLIVYNLGNVMRSDVNRFYSGRLLANIQSNFNERWQNPGDEANTNVPKYVPLETTSISQRTTSFYNRSDLNIISASYVRLRDLTLSYDLFKSGLSKLHLQKARIYAQVNNVLLWTKNDRGIDPEYYNLSQGTRLKVNPAFYTLGLNLSF encoded by the coding sequence ATGTATAGAATTTATACCAGAAACCAGGGTATGGCACTAAGGCTGTACCGTAAACTATTGCTAGTTATGCGACTAACCACCGTGATCTTAATAGCATCCCTGATGCAGGTCAGTGCATCAACATTTGGCCAGCGCATTACCATGGACAAAAAAAAGGCCTCCCTCGAAGCGGTGCTGAAGGAAATCCGCAAGCAGAGCGGTTATGATTTTTACTACGATGGGAATGTGCTTTCATCGGCCCCCGCTCTTAGCATAACTTTGAAAAATGCCAGTCTGCCTGATGCCCTGCGTGTGGCGTTTGAGGGACTGGATATTGATTATACCATTAAGGGGAATATTGTGTCCATTAAAAAGAAGGACACCGGCTTTCTGGACAAAGTACTTGGCGCTTTTGCAAACATTGATGTACGTGGAACAGTGGTGGATGCGGAAGGCAATACGCTGAGTGGGGCTACTGTTAAGATTAAAGGGACCAATCGGGTGGCGGTTACCGACAACAACGGTGAGTTTAACTTCAGAAATGTAGATGAAAATGCAGTTCTGGAAATCTCCTACCTGGGGTATCGTAGCCGGGAAATTAAGGTAGCTAAAAACATGGCTCGTATTTCGCTGGAGCTTTCCAGCGGTGAGCTGAGCGAAGTATTCGTGATCTCAACCGGTTATCAGACACTTCCGAAAGATAGAAGCACCGGTTCTTTTGCACATGTAGACGCGGGGAAGATGGCCCAAAAAAGTATAGGCATGAATGTGGTAGATCGCCTGGAAGGTCTGGTACCCGGATTAGCTGTAAATTATGGACAAGGGAACGACAAACTGGTGCTGCGGGGTGTAAGTTCCGTCAATCTTAGCCGTCAGCCCTTAATTGTACTGGATGGTGTGCCGGTAGCCGAATACCGGAACATAGAATCGCTGGTAAACCCGGCGGATGTAAAGGATATCACGGTATTAAAAGATGCAACAGCAGCATCCATCTGGGGTGCGCAGGCTGCAAACGGGGTGATTGTAATTACAACTAAGTCAGGGGAATACAACAGCACTAAAATAAACATTGCCTACGATGGCTTTGTTTCCTTTAAAGGAATGCCTGATTACAGCAGTTTAAACCTGATGTCCAGTCAGGAGTATATTGCCACGGCCAAACAATTGTTCCAGAACAGCAATTACCTCACCGCCTATCCTTTCAATACAGTGAATACCTTTAATGGCGGAAATTACCCCCGGATATATCCGCATGAAAGAATTTTCTATGATCTGAAATCCGGACTCACCACAGAGGCCCTTGCCAACCAGCGTTGGGACTCCCTGGCCAATTTATCCAACAGGGAACAGATCGATAAAAACTTTTATCAGCAGGCCATGCTCAGCTCACACAGTGTAACACTTTCTGGTGGCGGCAGGCTGAATAAATTCTTTGGCTCGCTGGCCTATAGCAGGTATGACAATGCAGACAAGTCCACACGCGACAGGTACAACTTCAATTTGCGGGAAGAATGGAAACTGGCCAAATGGCTTACGCTCGACCTGACCGGTAATCTATCGTACGAGAAAAACCGGGTGCTGAGTAACCTCTCCCATCCAACGCCTTTTATAACCGAACTGGACCAGTATGTACCTTACGCACTTTTTGCCGATGGGAATGGAAGCCCTTTATCGCAAAGCTATCTATACATGACGCCCGCTTACAGAAGTACTGCAGAGCAGAGAAGCAAGATCAGCCTCGATTATGTTCCTTTAAATGAGTTAAACTATAACCGCAATGACAACAGTGTTTTAGCAGCCCGGGTAAATGGAGGGTTAAAAGTGAACCTGTACAAAGGACTTAGTTTTACAACCAGGGGGCAGTACCAGAAAACTGTAGACGATGGCTATAATTTTTATGATCAGAATGCCTATAGGGTACGTTTGGAGGTTGTCCAGTTTACACCGATTCCTGCTGCGGGAGCCGAACCGGTATCTCTTTTGCCAACAACAGGCGGACATTATGCTACCAATAAGTTAAATGTGACTGCCAGGACCATCAGGAATCAGCTGGATTACAATCTGCAAACCGGAGACCACCAGATTACAGCACTGGCCGGACAAGAGGTTAAAAGTACACTTTTTGATGTGACCAGAACCATGACCAGGGGCTACGATTTCCAAACGCAAACCTATATTACCTACAACCAAAAAGACCTGGAGAACCCTGGCATTCCTGCTACCGGCGCTACCGGTGCAATATTGCCAATAGGAACGGCCAGCAGGAATACACTCAGATCTATGCCGATCACCAGGGCCGAAGATGAATTGCGCTTTGTTTCCTTTTATGGGAATTTAGCCTATGCGTATAAGAACAGGTATAATTTTAATGGCAGCCTGCGCTACGATCAGTCTAACCTTTTTGGTAAGTCCAAAAGCAGTCAGAATAAACCGATCTGGAGTGTGGGCTTGAGCTGGAATATGGAACGGGAGGATTTTTTCAAATCTGAGCTGATCAGCAAACTGATGTTAAGGGGTACTTACGGTATTGCAGGTAATTCGCCAGGTGTGGGCAAAGGTGGGGTTGCCGATATCCTCTATGCCAGTAACAGTACAAATTATTCCGGTCTCGGTACAGGATATGTTATTATCAGTCCGGCCAACAATCGTCTGGTGTGGGAAGAAACAAGGTCTTTAAATTTAGGTGTTGACTTTGAACTGCTGGACCAGCGGATTTCGGGAACAGTAGATTATTACAGTAAACGGACGCCTAATTTGCTGGGCGAACGCCCGCTAGATCCAACAACGGGCTGGTCTAGCGCCTATGGCAATTTAGGGGAAATACGTAATAAAGGCATCGAAATTTCCATCAACAGCAGGAACATCAGCCAGAATGATTTCAGCTGGACAACCAATTTTAACATCTCCCAAAATAAAAACAAGGTAGTTTCTTTAAAGCGACCTGTTGCCTTGACCGTAGATGCGAAGACAAATGGCGGCTTTATTGAAGGCTACTCTGCCTACAGTCTGTTTGCCTATAAGTATGCAGGCTTAAATGCGGATGGAAATCCAATGGTATACAAGCAGGACGGTAGTACAGGTATGTTTACCAACCAGCTGGCTTTGGCCGATACCTATTACCAGGGAAGCACGCAGCCCTTATGGTACGGCGGGATAACCAATACCTTTCGTTATAAGGATTTTACACTGTCTGGTCTGATTGTGTATAACCTGGGGAATGTAATGCGCAGTGATGTAAACCGTTTTTATTCAGGAAGACTGCTTGCCAATATCCAAAGCAATTTTAACGAAAGGTGGCAGAACCCGGGTGATGAGGCAAATACCAATGTGCCTAAATACGTGCCCCTTGAAACCACCAGTATCAGCCAAAGGACCACCTCATTTTATAACCGGAGCGACCTGAACATCATCAGTGCATCTTATGTGCGCTTAAGGGACCTGACTTTGTCTTACGATCTGTTCAAATCCGGGTTGTCTAAACTGCATTTGCAAAAGGCAAGGATATATGCTCAGGTCAACAATGTGTTGTTGTGGACAAAAAATGACAGAGGGATAGATCCTGAGTACTACAATTTATCGCAAGGAACGAGATTAAAAGTTAACCCGGCGTTTTATACCCTGGGGCTAAACCTTTCTTTTTAA
- a CDS encoding RagB/SusD family nutrient uptake outer membrane protein, with protein MNISIKKIALLIMIGSVFTGCKKFLEIEPKGKVVAKKIEHYNGLFNNSLINGFQNLRMTATTNAITGELGFSFSILGEVDAPFYMSDDMMANPATFQSFSLINQKSYKWADDIYLPETNASEWSAFYTHNYVYNVIANGVMNAEDGTEAEKRALQAEARVARAYMHFWVAQLFAKPFNPATAATDPGVPIVTEADTEIKGFKRAAVKEVYDFITTEITEAIPSLNPSTINKGRIGQLAAYSILAEVYFNMGKYQEALGPLNKAFELVGSSKVPISLYNYNIKVNDWYNALAPNSGLAGFPTSFDSYETIFTKQSAAPLYSAFSNLAVLTPETYALFGADDQRRKAFSDKSLFSSAVQLPGYQRAAPLTINLGPTLPNLYLMKAECEARNGQLTDAENDLETLRKNRMPDATAQVQYTGQQELVKLILRERILEFAATGRRWFDMRRLSDDAQYNNTRGTRTIGGQTYTLSNNRLTLRIPPMILNFNPSMPDNP; from the coding sequence ATGAATATTTCAATAAAAAAAATAGCACTGCTGATCATGATCGGCAGTGTATTTACAGGATGTAAGAAATTCCTCGAGATAGAACCTAAAGGAAAAGTCGTGGCCAAAAAAATCGAGCATTACAATGGTCTTTTCAATAATTCCTTAATCAATGGTTTTCAGAATTTAAGGATGACGGCCACCACCAATGCGATAACGGGCGAGCTGGGCTTTTCTTTTAGTATCCTGGGAGAGGTTGATGCTCCTTTTTATATGTCTGATGATATGATGGCCAATCCGGCCACTTTCCAGAGCTTCAGTCTGATTAATCAGAAGAGCTACAAATGGGCCGATGACATTTATTTGCCCGAAACCAATGCTTCGGAGTGGAGTGCCTTTTATACACATAATTATGTATACAATGTAATAGCCAATGGGGTAATGAATGCCGAAGATGGTACGGAAGCAGAGAAAAGGGCATTACAGGCAGAGGCCAGGGTAGCCAGGGCCTACATGCATTTTTGGGTGGCACAGCTTTTTGCCAAACCTTTTAATCCTGCTACGGCTGCTACAGACCCGGGAGTGCCTATTGTAACTGAAGCAGATACTGAAATCAAAGGTTTTAAACGTGCTGCTGTAAAAGAAGTGTATGATTTCATTACCACTGAAATTACCGAGGCAATCCCCAGCTTAAATCCCAGTACCATAAATAAAGGAAGGATAGGGCAGCTGGCTGCATACAGCATCCTGGCAGAAGTTTATTTCAATATGGGAAAATACCAGGAAGCACTTGGCCCGTTGAATAAGGCGTTTGAGCTGGTTGGCTCAAGCAAAGTGCCGATCTCACTGTACAACTACAACATTAAAGTCAATGACTGGTATAATGCACTTGCCCCTAATTCTGGCCTGGCTGGTTTCCCAACTTCTTTTGATAGTTATGAAACCATTTTTACAAAGCAGAGTGCTGCCCCGCTTTACAGTGCGTTCAGCAACCTGGCTGTGCTGACGCCGGAAACATATGCGTTGTTTGGGGCAGACGATCAGCGCAGAAAGGCATTTAGTGACAAGAGCCTGTTTTCTTCTGCAGTGCAATTGCCAGGCTATCAAAGAGCTGCTCCTTTAACTATAAATTTAGGGCCAACACTGCCTAACCTGTACCTGATGAAGGCAGAGTGCGAGGCACGCAACGGACAGCTTACAGATGCAGAAAATGATCTGGAAACTTTACGGAAAAACCGCATGCCAGATGCCACGGCACAAGTACAATATACCGGACAGCAGGAACTGGTTAAACTTATCCTGCGCGAACGTATCCTTGAATTTGCAGCGACCGGCAGAAGGTGGTTCGATATGCGCCGCCTTTCTGATGATGCCCAGTACAACAATACCCGTGGAACACGGACGATAGGAGGGCAAACCTATACCTTAAGCAACAATCGCTTAACGTTAAGAATTCCGCCGATGATCCTGAATTTTAATCCATCCATGCCCGATAACCCATAA
- a CDS encoding TlpA family protein disulfide reductase: protein MSVNLMKLVGIVLIGIGLQVQAYAASQAIPADTAIVRIKSKDTTNYPVRLMYSLNNESKFVLNAKPIKGIYEFRLPLNGYSKAVLYITSASNIIKSGKSFVPQPAPQFLIKGGTDVTVTADFNNPLDLSLKASDAEIRLYESYAVKERQTHQQIWARMKIKFAQPDQQEKQQQAEAEIASLSAGLKAFKKQFTAQHRNTFSALMVFESYYTELGNEQAFKQLKLTATAFKDSPEWKTLYAKLYAANATAKGAVIPAFEVQDINGQTFNSRKLEGKYLLIDFWGSWCQPCRASHPELKAIYEQYKPKGLEILGIAFESGTMENQLKQWKKAIAEDQINWVQVLNTTENNLVKLFGVSSYPTKILVDPKGNILLRTSGHSDELKKLLETIFGSKTSGPVSLNKSVGRDSLLNYLNQKLTENTTQSKAILKEEAGALVQSATEENLLLALKLYKAMGSADAAAAVEKGMLKKYPRGVMARDLAYDKIFGIKPEPPLAAVEKSYLNWLKTYPAAAYGVKQQERYNFALLTLVQRFSKAGNKEKTEQYLELLKDSNMKTVALYNVGKDLLDRNEVPAAAQYLGPALKLSKEAKMSADPKMRKGFAAMYYSSIVEMYSSAMLLAGQANEAIKLTADLLEEYNYTGMNCQQLVLTLAKARVGKGEKLYAFLALDRYLRENPQTPPVLEMAKDLYVMLNGSKAEFEEYLNSLLAGKQKQLTDHLKTTMIREKAPLFSLYNRKGQLVNLADYKGKVVVLDFWATWCVPCVQSFPGMQATIDQYKNNRDVEFLFINTWETKAGFEKNVDELMDQHHYTFNVLYDRQANDNKELAVKQYGVKAIPAKFVIDKEGNIRFRVSNSRTDKASILSELSAMIDIVLKQ, encoded by the coding sequence ATGTCAGTCAATTTAATGAAGTTAGTTGGTATAGTGCTGATCGGTATAGGCCTGCAGGTGCAGGCTTATGCTGCCAGCCAGGCTATTCCGGCCGATACCGCCATCGTAAGGATAAAAAGTAAGGATACCACAAACTATCCTGTAAGGTTGATGTACAGCCTGAACAACGAGTCTAAATTTGTTTTAAATGCAAAACCCATTAAGGGCATTTACGAATTCCGTTTGCCTTTAAATGGCTATAGTAAGGCAGTGCTGTACATTACTTCTGCCAGTAATATCATTAAGTCGGGCAAAAGTTTTGTTCCGCAGCCGGCCCCGCAATTCCTGATCAAAGGGGGAACTGATGTTACCGTAACAGCAGATTTTAACAATCCACTGGACCTGTCGCTGAAAGCCAGCGATGCTGAAATCAGGTTATACGAGAGTTATGCTGTCAAAGAACGGCAAACGCACCAGCAGATCTGGGCACGGATGAAGATCAAATTTGCGCAGCCCGATCAACAGGAAAAGCAGCAGCAGGCCGAAGCGGAAATAGCCAGCTTGTCTGCCGGGCTGAAAGCTTTTAAAAAACAGTTTACCGCGCAGCATCGTAATACTTTTTCGGCATTGATGGTTTTTGAAAGCTATTACACCGAACTGGGCAATGAACAGGCATTTAAACAGTTAAAGCTAACCGCAACTGCGTTTAAGGATAGTCCGGAATGGAAAACTTTGTATGCAAAACTGTATGCTGCCAATGCGACCGCCAAAGGTGCTGTTATTCCTGCGTTTGAGGTGCAGGATATCAATGGTCAAACCTTTAACTCACGGAAGCTGGAGGGCAAATATCTGCTGATCGATTTCTGGGGAAGCTGGTGCCAGCCCTGCAGGGCCAGTCACCCCGAACTAAAGGCCATTTACGAACAGTACAAACCAAAAGGGCTGGAGATCCTTGGAATTGCCTTTGAAAGTGGGACCATGGAAAACCAGCTGAAGCAATGGAAAAAGGCTATTGCTGAAGACCAGATCAACTGGGTACAGGTGCTCAATACAACAGAAAACAACCTGGTAAAATTGTTCGGTGTCAGTTCCTATCCCACAAAAATCCTGGTAGACCCTAAGGGTAATATCCTGCTCCGTACAAGCGGGCATAGTGATGAACTCAAAAAACTGCTGGAGACTATCTTCGGCAGCAAAACTTCCGGCCCGGTTTCCTTAAATAAATCTGTTGGCAGGGACAGCCTGTTAAATTACCTGAACCAGAAACTAACCGAAAACACCACACAATCCAAAGCCATTTTGAAAGAAGAGGCCGGTGCTTTAGTGCAAAGTGCAACCGAGGAAAATCTGTTACTGGCATTAAAGCTTTATAAAGCAATGGGTAGCGCCGACGCTGCTGCGGCTGTAGAAAAAGGAATGCTCAAAAAATATCCGAGGGGGGTAATGGCGCGTGATCTGGCATATGACAAAATTTTTGGCATCAAACCGGAACCTCCCTTAGCTGCAGTTGAAAAGAGCTATTTAAACTGGCTGAAGACCTATCCGGCAGCCGCGTATGGTGTAAAACAGCAGGAACGCTACAACTTTGCCCTTTTAACCCTTGTACAGCGCTTTTCCAAAGCAGGAAATAAAGAAAAAACGGAGCAATACCTCGAGTTGCTTAAGGATTCGAATATGAAAACTGTAGCCTTGTACAATGTGGGCAAAGACTTACTGGACCGCAATGAAGTTCCTGCTGCTGCACAATACCTGGGGCCTGCTTTAAAATTAAGTAAGGAAGCTAAAATGTCGGCTGATCCAAAGATGAGAAAGGGCTTCGCAGCGATGTATTATAGTAGCATCGTAGAGATGTACTCCTCAGCTATGCTGTTAGCCGGACAAGCCAATGAAGCCATAAAGCTAACGGCCGACTTGCTCGAAGAATACAACTATACGGGCATGAACTGCCAGCAGCTGGTATTGACATTGGCGAAAGCCAGGGTCGGCAAGGGAGAAAAATTATATGCTTTCCTGGCGCTGGACAGGTACCTTAGGGAAAATCCGCAAACGCCGCCTGTGCTGGAAATGGCAAAAGACCTCTACGTGATGTTAAATGGAAGCAAGGCTGAATTTGAGGAATACCTGAACAGTTTGCTTGCCGGAAAGCAAAAGCAGCTGACCGATCATTTAAAAACAACAATGATCAGGGAAAAAGCCCCTTTATTTTCGCTTTACAACCGCAAAGGGCAATTGGTTAACCTGGCAGATTATAAAGGCAAAGTGGTCGTGCTCGATTTCTGGGCTACCTGGTGTGTACCTTGTGTGCAGTCTTTTCCGGGCATGCAGGCAACAATTGATCAATACAAAAACAACAGGGACGTTGAATTTTTATTCATCAATACCTGGGAAACCAAAGCCGGCTTTGAAAAAAATGTTGACGAGCTGATGGATCAGCACCATTATACCTTTAATGTGCTTTATGACCGGCAGGCAAACGACAACAAAGAACTGGCAGTGAAACAATATGGTGTAAAAGCCATCCCTGCAAAATTCGTGATTGACAAAGAAGGTAACATCAGGTTTAGGGTAAGTAACAGCCGGACAGATAAGGCTTCTATACTGAGCGAGTTGTCTGCCATGATAGATATCGTCTTGAAACAATAG
- a CDS encoding Na+/H+ antiporter, producing MIAAIVLLEMWADKLKIAYPILLVVAGLVVSFIPGLPVIRIDPDLIFFIFLPPLLFEAAWSISFKEMKKWWRIIGSFAFLVVFFTALSVALVTNYFIPGFSIALGFVLGGIVSPPDAVSTGAIMKFVKVPKSMSAILEGESLLNDASSLIIFRFAAVAVGTGQFIWQDASLSFLWMVLGGTGVGLLLGWLFVQAHKRLPTDAPSDTALTLIEPYFMYLIAEQLHSSGVLAVVSGGLFMANRRLFFLNSSSRIKGASVWESFVFILNGIVFLIIGLGLPEIVAGLRADGTPLSTAIGYGVMVTAVLIAARIISSYGAMIATLIFRPSVAPHAGSRRRQYMMPLLLGWTGMRGVVSLAAALAIPVTLGSGGAFPHRHLILFITFVVILLTLVVQGLTLPYFIKRSKLFDTFKAETEEETVKKMKRGLRSHVYKYLKDKYDGELHDHAGLQKILKHWEEKSKAADEDEWLDKKTITVFMELLECQREYLAALNKDPAIDEEIIRRQLYQIDLEEERLNILMPKS from the coding sequence ATGATAGCAGCTATAGTGCTGCTGGAAATGTGGGCCGACAAACTAAAAATTGCCTATCCCATTCTGTTGGTGGTAGCTGGCCTGGTTGTGAGTTTCATTCCCGGACTGCCGGTTATTCGAATTGACCCTGATCTGATCTTCTTTATATTCCTGCCGCCGCTGCTGTTTGAGGCTGCCTGGTCTATCTCCTTTAAAGAGATGAAGAAATGGTGGCGTATTATTGGCAGTTTTGCTTTTCTGGTGGTGTTTTTTACGGCATTATCAGTAGCACTGGTTACCAATTACTTTATACCGGGTTTCAGCATTGCGTTGGGCTTTGTGCTGGGGGGGATTGTTTCGCCGCCTGATGCGGTAAGTACCGGTGCCATCATGAAATTTGTAAAGGTCCCAAAATCTATGTCGGCCATACTGGAAGGGGAGAGTTTATTGAATGATGCTTCTTCGCTGATCATTTTCCGCTTTGCGGCGGTGGCCGTGGGTACAGGGCAGTTCATTTGGCAGGATGCCTCGCTTAGCTTCTTATGGATGGTGCTTGGGGGTACGGGGGTAGGATTGTTGTTGGGCTGGTTATTTGTTCAGGCGCATAAAAGACTGCCTACCGATGCACCTTCTGATACCGCACTTACCCTTATAGAACCCTATTTTATGTACCTGATAGCAGAACAGCTGCACAGTTCGGGAGTATTGGCTGTGGTGAGCGGCGGCTTGTTTATGGCCAATCGAAGGTTGTTCTTTCTGAACAGCAGCAGCCGCATTAAGGGGGCCAGTGTTTGGGAAAGCTTTGTGTTTATCCTGAATGGTATTGTTTTTCTGATCATTGGTCTTGGACTTCCGGAAATTGTAGCGGGTTTGCGGGCCGATGGAACACCGCTTTCCACCGCAATTGGTTATGGGGTAATGGTAACGGCAGTATTAATTGCAGCCCGCATCATCAGTTCGTACGGCGCTATGATTGCCACATTGATCTTTCGTCCCTCTGTAGCGCCCCATGCAGGTTCCAGAAGACGACAGTATATGATGCCGCTTTTGCTGGGATGGACCGGCATGCGCGGAGTGGTATCGCTTGCAGCAGCGCTGGCCATCCCTGTTACGTTGGGGAGTGGCGGGGCTTTCCCTCATCGGCACCTGATTTTGTTCATCACCTTCGTAGTGATCCTGCTTACACTGGTGGTACAGGGGCTCACTTTGCCCTACTTTATCAAACGCAGCAAGTTGTTTGATACGTTTAAGGCAGAGACCGAAGAAGAGACGGTCAAAAAAATGAAGAGAGGCTTAAGGTCGCATGTCTATAAATACCTTAAGGATAAATACGATGGTGAACTACACGATCATGCGGGCCTGCAAAAAATCCTCAAACACTGGGAAGAAAAATCGAAAGCTGCCGATGAGGACGAGTGGCTGGATAAAAAAACGATAACTGTATTTATGGAATTGCTGGAATGCCAGCGGGAGTACCTGGCAGCGCTGAATAAAGACCCGGCCATTGACGAGGAGATTATCCGGCGGCAATTGTACCAGATTGACCTGGAGGAAGAACGGTTGAATATTTTAATGCCAAAATCGTAG
- a CDS encoding alpha-L-fucosidase codes for MKRLLTLLLLIYGTVSAQQTIKPYGALPSKRQLAWHDIEVYGLIHFTPTTFEDKEWGYGDADPKIFNPANFDANQIVAAAKAGGLRGIILVAKHHDGFALWPTKTTPYNISKSSFRGGKGDLVKEVEQAARKAGLKFGVYCSPWDRNNPQYGTANYLAIYQAQLKELYSNYGQLFMSWHDGANGGDGYYGGAREKRSIDNTVYYDWKNTWAITRKMQPMANIFSDVGLDVRWVGNEKGTAAETSWATFTPMAPEGKNEAVPGQANYPQSPEGIRDGKFWMPAECDVPLRKGWFYHAKEKPRSPEALFDLYLKSVGRGAGLDLGLAPDTRGQLHEDDVASLKDFGAMVKTTFAKNLAKGAVIKASNARSVKYNAALLLDGNKQSFWATADPVHQASLEIDLKGPQTFDIISLQEYIPLGQRIEGYNIQIWEGNAWKTVYEGKSIGAKKLAKLEQPVTTNKVKLNITQSPVCITLSEFGLYKKAGF; via the coding sequence ATGAAAAGACTGCTTACACTTTTGCTGTTGATCTATGGTACTGTTTCAGCGCAGCAAACCATCAAACCTTATGGTGCATTGCCTTCAAAAAGGCAGCTGGCCTGGCACGATATAGAGGTTTACGGGCTTATCCATTTTACGCCCACTACTTTTGAAGATAAAGAATGGGGATATGGTGATGCCGATCCAAAGATTTTTAATCCTGCCAACTTTGATGCCAATCAGATTGTGGCGGCAGCAAAAGCAGGCGGATTGAGAGGGATAATTCTGGTGGCCAAGCACCACGATGGCTTTGCACTTTGGCCAACAAAAACAACGCCCTACAATATTAGTAAAAGTTCGTTTAGAGGCGGTAAGGGCGATCTGGTTAAAGAGGTAGAGCAGGCTGCACGCAAAGCAGGCTTAAAGTTTGGCGTTTACTGCTCGCCCTGGGACCGCAATAACCCCCAATACGGTACGGCAAATTATCTGGCCATTTACCAGGCGCAATTAAAAGAGCTGTACAGCAATTATGGTCAGCTTTTTATGAGCTGGCACGATGGCGCCAATGGTGGCGATGGTTATTATGGAGGCGCGCGTGAAAAAAGAAGCATAGACAATACAGTTTATTACGACTGGAAAAATACCTGGGCCATTACCCGGAAAATGCAGCCTATGGCCAATATCTTTAGCGATGTAGGCCTGGATGTACGATGGGTAGGCAATGAAAAAGGTACAGCGGCTGAAACCAGCTGGGCTACTTTTACCCCAATGGCACCTGAAGGAAAAAATGAGGCTGTTCCGGGGCAGGCCAACTATCCTCAAAGTCCGGAAGGCATCAGGGATGGTAAATTCTGGATGCCTGCAGAATGTGATGTTCCGCTAAGAAAAGGCTGGTTTTACCATGCCAAAGAAAAACCCAGGAGCCCTGAAGCCCTTTTTGACCTTTACCTTAAAAGCGTGGGGCGTGGTGCCGGACTGGATCTTGGCTTAGCCCCTGATACGCGCGGGCAGTTGCATGAAGATGATGTGGCCTCGTTAAAGGACTTTGGCGCTATGGTGAAAACAACATTTGCTAAAAACCTGGCAAAGGGAGCTGTCATTAAGGCCAGCAATGCCAGGAGCGTTAAATACAATGCAGCTTTGCTGCTGGATGGCAATAAACAGAGCTTTTGGGCAACCGCAGATCCGGTGCATCAGGCAAGCCTGGAAATAGACCTGAAAGGGCCGCAGACTTTTGATATCATCAGTTTACAGGAGTACATCCCGTTAGGGCAGCGCATTGAGGGCTATAACATCCAGATATGGGAAGGTAATGCCTGGAAAACGGTTTACGAAGGTAAAAGCATTGGCGCAAAAAAGCTGGCAAAGTTGGAACAACCCGTAACTACAAATAAAGTAAAGCTGAATATTACCCAATCGCCTGTATGCATTACACTTAGCGAATTTGGTTTGTATAAAAAAGCGGGTTTTTAA